One window from the genome of Bufo bufo chromosome 4, aBufBuf1.1, whole genome shotgun sequence encodes:
- the LOC120997640 gene encoding retinol-binding protein 2-like, producing MPADYNGTWVMEVNDNFDGYMKALDMDFATRKIAAHLTQTKELIQNGNEFKTKTLSTFRNYLVDFTVGVEFEEKTKGLDNRVVQTLVSWDGDKLVCIQKGEKKNRGWKSWIEGDKLYFELTCEDQVCHQVFKKKN from the exons ATGCCTGCTGACTACAATGGCACCTGGGTCATGGAGGTCAATGACAACTTTGATGGGTACATGAAGGCTTTAG ACATGGACTTTGCTACCCGGAAGATCGCTgctcatttgacccagaccaaagAACTTATTCAGAATGGAAATGAGTTTAAGACAAAGACCCTCAGCACATTCAGGAATTATCTGGTTGACTTCACTGTTGGGGTAGAATTTGAGGAGAAGACTAAAGGCCTGGATAATCGGGTGGTGCAG ACCTTGGTGTCCTGGGACGGGGATAAACTTGTCTGCATCCAGAAGGGAGAGAAGAAGAACCGTGGCTGGAAAAGTTGGATTGAGGGAGATAAACTTTACTTT GAACTAACCTGTGAAGATCAAGTCTGCCATCAGGTCTTCAAGAAGAAGAACTAA